The Leucobacter sp. UCMA 4100 genome window below encodes:
- a CDS encoding FecCD family ABC transporter permease: MNAGLETQPPVRFGYRAVTVRRGSVALRMGTRTMVVCTVLTLLAVIMAFLSLGFGDYPLSPGQVFEALGGGGESFHRMVVTEWRLPVAIASVLCGALLATGGAVFQSLTKNPLGSPDVIGFDAGSYTAVVLVVLIAGKNNYWSVALAAMVGGLLTALIVYALSYRGGTQSFRLIIVGIGVSAMLGSINSYLITRADIEDAMSVGFWNAGSLGRISWQALVPALLLACGLLVALAALAPALRQLELGDDTAVSQGVRAVTAKPLLLVLGVAATAIVTAAAGPIPFIALSAPQLAKRLTKSAGVTLGASACMGAALLAAAQLLALTSAHFFRTVPVGLITVCLGGLYLMWLLIRETRKHS; this comes from the coding sequence ATGAACGCGGGTCTTGAAACGCAGCCTCCGGTTCGCTTCGGGTATCGGGCTGTTACGGTACGCCGTGGCTCGGTCGCACTGCGTATGGGGACGAGAACCATGGTCGTGTGCACGGTGCTCACACTGCTCGCCGTCATCATGGCGTTTCTCTCGCTCGGCTTTGGCGACTATCCGCTGAGCCCCGGGCAGGTGTTTGAGGCACTCGGCGGAGGAGGTGAGAGCTTTCACCGCATGGTCGTCACAGAATGGCGGCTTCCCGTCGCGATCGCAAGCGTGCTCTGCGGCGCACTGCTCGCAACCGGGGGAGCGGTGTTTCAATCGCTCACGAAAAACCCGCTGGGTTCACCCGACGTCATCGGGTTTGACGCAGGTTCATATACCGCCGTCGTTCTCGTGGTGCTCATTGCGGGCAAGAATAACTACTGGTCGGTGGCGCTCGCCGCAATGGTTGGCGGGCTTCTCACCGCGCTGATCGTGTATGCGCTGTCATATCGCGGCGGCACCCAGAGCTTTCGCCTCATTATCGTGGGCATCGGGGTTTCAGCAATGCTCGGCTCGATCAACTCGTACCTCATCACGAGGGCCGATATTGAAGACGCAATGAGCGTCGGGTTCTGGAATGCAGGATCGCTGGGCCGAATCAGCTGGCAGGCGCTCGTCCCGGCACTGCTGCTCGCCTGCGGGTTGCTTGTGGCGCTCGCCGCACTCGCCCCAGCCCTCAGACAGCTTGAACTGGGTGATGACACGGCGGTCTCGCAGGGAGTGCGCGCGGTGACCGCGAAGCCGCTCCTGCTCGTCTTGGGTGTTGCTGCCACGGCGATTGTGACGGCCGCGGCAGGCCCGATTCCCTTCATCGCACTCTCTGCGCCGCAGCTCGCGAAACGACTCACGAAGAGCGCGGGGGTAACGCTCGGAGCCTCGGCGTGCATGGGTGCCGCGTTACTCGCGGCGGCACAACTGCTCGCGCTCACGAGCGCACACTTCTTTCGCACGGTGCCCGTTGGCCTCATCACCGTGTGCCTTGGCGGCCTCTATCTCATGTGGCTGCTCATTCGAGAGACAAGGAAGCACTCATGA
- a CDS encoding APC family permease — protein MSTLPSAPSATGQSGTPSNKKGQEGLKRTLKLRHLVFIGLAYMAPLAVFDMFGIVAEETRGHVPLAYLVVMVAVLFTAYSYSKMVKFFPIAGSAYTYAKEAINPHVGFLVGWAATLDYLLLPMINAILSGIYMGAIMPDVPFGVWVVLTIAICTVLNLVGVKLAASMNMILVGIQLVVAVIFVVLTVKNIMSGANDAAFTIAPFFSSDIQVVSIAAGAAILALSFLGFDAVSTLAEEAEKPTRDIPRAIFIIIAVAGAFFITVTYVMQVLFPDVTELGDIVGASPEIAQYIGGAAFQAIFVGGYMMAVLGCGITQQMSAARLLYAMGRDGALPKKVFSSINKRTGVPVVNVMIVAAIALTALFVDLDQAASMINFGAFIAFTFVNLSVIFVFFKFLQRRDLKSVLLFVIVPGIGAAINIGLWASLDSLSMMIGGGWIIAGFIYLLVKTRGFKNPAPDLTGPINIGMYE, from the coding sequence ATGTCAACGTTGCCATCAGCACCCAGTGCGACGGGCCAGAGCGGCACACCCTCAAATAAAAAGGGGCAGGAGGGGCTGAAGCGCACGCTGAAGCTAAGGCACCTCGTCTTTATCGGCCTGGCGTATATGGCCCCGCTCGCGGTATTCGACATGTTCGGTATCGTCGCAGAAGAGACGCGTGGCCATGTGCCGCTCGCGTACCTCGTCGTCATGGTCGCGGTGCTCTTCACCGCGTACAGTTACTCGAAGATGGTGAAGTTCTTTCCCATCGCGGGCTCGGCCTACACCTACGCCAAAGAGGCGATTAACCCACACGTAGGTTTCCTCGTGGGGTGGGCGGCAACGCTCGACTACCTGCTTTTGCCCATGATCAACGCGATTCTCTCGGGCATTTACATGGGCGCAATCATGCCCGATGTGCCGTTCGGGGTGTGGGTCGTCTTGACGATCGCGATCTGTACGGTGCTGAACCTCGTCGGGGTGAAGCTCGCGGCGAGCATGAACATGATTCTCGTGGGCATTCAGCTCGTGGTGGCGGTCATCTTCGTGGTGCTCACCGTAAAGAACATTATGAGCGGTGCCAACGATGCTGCCTTTACGATTGCGCCGTTCTTCTCGAGCGATATTCAGGTCGTCTCAATTGCAGCCGGTGCCGCGATTCTCGCGCTCTCGTTCCTGGGCTTCGATGCGGTTTCGACCCTCGCCGAAGAGGCAGAGAAGCCGACCCGAGATATTCCACGGGCGATCTTCATCATCATCGCGGTCGCGGGCGCCTTCTTCATCACCGTGACCTACGTCATGCAGGTGCTCTTTCCTGATGTGACCGAGCTGGGCGACATCGTGGGTGCTTCGCCCGAGATTGCCCAGTACATTGGCGGTGCCGCTTTCCAGGCTATCTTCGTTGGCGGCTACATGATGGCCGTGCTCGGCTGCGGCATTACGCAGCAGATGAGCGCTGCTCGCCTGCTCTATGCAATGGGCCGCGATGGCGCCCTGCCCAAGAAGGTCTTCAGCTCGATCAACAAGCGCACGGGCGTTCCCGTGGTCAACGTCATGATCGTTGCCGCGATCGCACTCACCGCGCTGTTCGTCGACCTCGATCAGGCAGCCTCGATGATTAACTTTGGAGCGTTTATCGCCTTCACCTTCGTGAACCTCTCGGTGATCTTCGTCTTCTTCAAGTTCTTGCAGCGACGAGATCTGAAGAGCGTGCTGCTGTTTGTCATCGTGCCCGGCATCGGGGCGGCGATTAACATCGGGCTCTGGGCGAGCCTCGACTCGCTCTCGATGATGATTGGAGGCGGGTGGATCATCGCCGGCTTCATCTACCTGCTCGTGAAGACGCGCGGCTTTAAGAACCCGGCTCCTGATCTCACCGGCCCCATCAACATTGGAATGTACGAGTAG
- a CDS encoding amidohydrolase yields MLDTLYTGGKIRTFDPEQPWAEALGVTGDTITYVGPSADAPAARHTVQLEGRLVTPGVADTHNHLLLGFDDLAVSLDQVESLDVVRSRIAEFAETHPELEWICAENALYSVVEGRRPNADDLVGVTDKPVFITTYDQHSVWLNRPALAKLGILNGAEIAWGKPERDSVTGEPTGWITDFYTSAMTISGLAELQRDIPMYSPDRRYRKVTNSLDMAARFGITTVVEPQVPLAELDLFARANDEGKLTSRTIAAIYHPVGADGDFRARITEAIAETPQHERFKLGPVKLYADDVIEPHTAAMLEDYANRPGHRGHTSLEPTEFTKLFIELDRLGYLVHTHAIGDWGTRLTLDSIEAAQRANGTRSRHGIVHVECLAPDDLPRFAELGVVAAMQPRHASPDLVAGTWMENVGEQRWDRAWRYRSLIESGAKVTFSSDWQVGEMDPLVGVYSAMTRARLDGSDGWTQGERLDLDRTLHAYTQAGAFAFHQENKLGMLRAGYLADLVVWSGDLYAMEPAEILQQSADLTVVRGEAIHDSHGEQGGPQAAPHAANASDWSVGESSCGDAAQGIPHQHNS; encoded by the coding sequence ATGCTCGATACCTTGTACACCGGCGGCAAGATCCGCACCTTTGATCCCGAACAACCGTGGGCCGAAGCTCTCGGCGTGACGGGCGACACGATCACCTACGTGGGGCCGAGCGCCGACGCGCCAGCCGCTCGCCACACGGTGCAGCTTGAGGGCCGCCTCGTGACCCCGGGCGTCGCCGACACGCACAACCACCTGCTGCTCGGCTTCGACGACCTCGCGGTGAGCCTCGACCAGGTCGAGAGCCTCGATGTTGTGCGTTCGCGCATCGCCGAGTTCGCTGAGACGCACCCCGAGCTCGAGTGGATCTGCGCCGAGAACGCGCTCTACTCGGTCGTCGAGGGGCGTAGGCCGAATGCCGACGACCTTGTGGGCGTGACCGATAAGCCAGTGTTCATCACGACCTACGACCAGCACTCGGTGTGGCTCAATAGGCCCGCGCTCGCGAAGCTCGGCATTCTCAACGGGGCCGAGATCGCGTGGGGCAAGCCCGAGCGCGACAGCGTGACGGGCGAGCCCACGGGGTGGATCACCGACTTTTACACGAGCGCCATGACGATCTCGGGGCTCGCAGAGTTGCAGCGGGATATTCCCATGTACTCGCCAGACCGCCGCTACCGCAAGGTGACGAACAGCCTCGACATGGCCGCTCGCTTCGGCATCACGACGGTCGTTGAGCCGCAGGTGCCCCTTGCCGAGCTCGACCTCTTCGCGAGGGCGAACGACGAGGGCAAGCTGACCTCGCGCACGATCGCCGCGATCTACCACCCGGTTGGCGCAGACGGTGATTTTCGCGCCCGCATCACTGAGGCGATTGCCGAGACCCCGCAGCACGAGCGCTTCAAGCTCGGGCCGGTGAAGCTCTACGCCGACGACGTGATCGAGCCGCACACCGCGGCGATGCTCGAAGACTACGCCAACCGCCCGGGGCACAGGGGGCACACGAGCCTCGAGCCGACCGAGTTCACGAAGCTTTTCATCGAGCTTGACCGGCTCGGCTACCTCGTGCACACGCACGCGATTGGCGACTGGGGCACCCGCCTCACGCTCGACTCGATCGAGGCCGCACAGCGCGCGAACGGCACACGCAGCCGGCACGGCATCGTGCACGTTGAGTGCCTCGCACCCGATGATCTTCCTCGTTTTGCCGAGCTCGGCGTGGTCGCGGCTATGCAGCCACGCCACGCATCGCCAGACCTCGTTGCGGGTACTTGGATGGAGAACGTTGGTGAGCAGCGCTGGGACAGGGCATGGCGGTACCGCTCGCTCATCGAGTCGGGTGCCAAGGTGACCTTCTCGAGCGACTGGCAGGTCGGCGAGATGGATCCGCTCGTTGGGGTCTACAGTGCGATGACTCGAGCGCGCCTCGATGGCAGCGACGGCTGGACCCAGGGCGAGCGGCTCGACCTTGACCGCACCCTGCACGCCTACACGCAGGCTGGCGCCTTCGCGTTTCACCAGGAGAACAAACTCGGCATGCTGCGGGCCGGCTACCTCGCCGATCTCGTTGTGTGGTCGGGAGACCTCTACGCGATGGAGCCGGCCGAAATTCTGCAGCAGTCTGCCGACCTCACGGTTGTTAGGGGCGAAGCCATTCACGACAGTCACGGCGAGCAGGGCGGGCCACAAGCCGCCCCGCACGCAGCAAACGCCAGTGACTGGAGCGTGGGCGAGAGCTCGTGCGGCGACGCCGCGCAGGGCATACCTCACCAGCACAATTCATAG
- a CDS encoding siderophore-interacting protein yields MSLIDVVVRELEVVRVSDVSPAMKRVTLAGEALCTEAFPPFVSTGFDDDVRMLFPYPGEALPVLPEIDESGRVQFAPGRRPIARAYTVRRHDADAGEIDLDVVLHGDDGVASQWAQAARPGSPMHIVGPGQTKSLPESPDWWLVYGDDTALPAIARLLEELPASARGLAVISVAEHAHRIELTHPAAVSVHWIDRAEHTAEHGSLPVPSDLLRVAEWPEGEPFVWLAGEQSEVQGLRRFLHHVHGVPKTDIDFTGYWKHHRHDTDAANER; encoded by the coding sequence GTGAGCCTGATCGATGTCGTGGTGCGCGAGCTCGAGGTCGTGCGGGTGAGTGACGTGAGCCCCGCAATGAAGCGCGTGACCCTCGCTGGCGAGGCGTTGTGCACAGAAGCGTTCCCGCCGTTTGTCTCAACGGGTTTCGACGACGACGTTCGGATGCTCTTTCCGTATCCGGGCGAGGCCTTGCCGGTCTTACCTGAGATCGACGAGAGCGGGCGAGTGCAGTTCGCTCCAGGGCGGAGGCCAATTGCCAGGGCATACACGGTGCGCAGGCACGATGCCGACGCCGGTGAGATCGATCTCGACGTTGTGTTGCACGGCGACGACGGGGTGGCCTCGCAGTGGGCTCAGGCGGCCCGGCCGGGCTCACCGATGCACATCGTTGGCCCAGGGCAGACGAAAAGCCTGCCCGAAAGCCCTGACTGGTGGCTCGTGTACGGCGATGACACGGCACTTCCCGCGATCGCGAGATTGCTTGAAGAGCTTCCAGCCAGCGCGCGTGGCCTCGCGGTCATCTCGGTCGCAGAGCATGCGCACCGCATCGAGCTCACGCATCCCGCTGCCGTGAGCGTGCACTGGATAGACCGGGCCGAGCACACCGCTGAACACGGCTCATTACCCGTCCCAAGCGACCTCTTGCGTGTCGCTGAGTGGCCTGAAGGCGAGCCCTTCGTGTGGCTCGCGGGTGAACAGTCTGAGGTGCAGGGTCTCAGAAGGTTTCTGCACCACGTGCACGGAGTGCCGAAAACCGACATTGACTTTACCGGCTACTGGAAACACCACCGGCACGATACCGATGCCGCAAACGAAAGGTAA
- a CDS encoding LmeA family phospholipid-binding protein gives MKILQRLAITLGVIAVLGVLLELCLRAILPSLVETGARLALRVPKAETVTVETRGSVLLNALAWRISDVTVTASGVPLTPEVDATVTLTVGRMPLLPTFGKLHDGTATFTADADDLDGIVSIMSRGLASHGEMREGQLVMSGVLTDEHFDLPQSPAFEIAYEAPIDLEAVNGEVLVTPHDVVVQGEGPVASFLQSTMSEQRSVCVADALPAGLTLTGIEVEQSGAVTLTGNLAERLISDPDMRRRGSCE, from the coding sequence ATGAAGATTCTTCAGCGCCTCGCGATCACCCTCGGAGTGATCGCGGTGCTCGGGGTGTTACTCGAGCTGTGCCTTCGTGCGATCTTGCCCTCTCTCGTCGAAACGGGCGCAAGACTCGCCCTTCGCGTTCCGAAAGCCGAGACCGTCACGGTTGAGACGCGCGGCTCAGTCCTGCTCAACGCCCTCGCGTGGCGCATCAGCGACGTCACGGTGACCGCCTCTGGTGTGCCGCTCACCCCAGAGGTCGACGCGACGGTGACCCTCACGGTTGGCCGCATGCCGCTCCTGCCCACGTTCGGCAAGCTGCATGACGGCACGGCCACGTTCACGGCCGACGCCGACGACCTCGACGGTATCGTCAGCATCATGAGCCGAGGGCTCGCTAGTCACGGCGAGATGCGCGAGGGGCAGCTCGTCATGAGCGGAGTACTCACCGACGAGCACTTCGACCTGCCCCAGAGCCCGGCCTTTGAAATCGCCTACGAAGCTCCCATCGACCTCGAAGCCGTCAATGGCGAGGTGCTCGTCACTCCCCACGACGTAGTCGTGCAGGGGGAAGGCCCCGTCGCAAGCTTCCTTCAGTCGACCATGAGCGAGCAACGCTCCGTGTGCGTCGCAGATGCTCTCCCCGCGGGGCTCACCCTCACCGGTATCGAGGTTGAGCAGAGCGGCGCCGTCACGCTCACGGGCAATCTCGCAGAGCGGCTCATCTCAGACCCAGACATGCGGCGGCGGGGCTCATGCGAGTGA
- a CDS encoding PaaI family thioesterase, whose amino-acid sequence MTHREKTITWQDPTDALDAMPGLSGIEYLRKMQAGELPGAPIAAHAAMQLAEVGEGTVTFVSEPDESHYNPIGAVHGGLVCTLLDSALGCAAHTTLPAGVGYTSIEIKINYLRPVTKESGPLIVNGRVTKPGRRVAFAEGEVLDKHGKVVATASSSLLIFPLG is encoded by the coding sequence ATGACGCACCGTGAGAAAACTATTACCTGGCAAGACCCCACCGACGCTCTCGACGCGATGCCTGGCCTTTCTGGCATCGAGTACCTGCGCAAGATGCAGGCGGGCGAGCTTCCCGGGGCGCCGATCGCCGCTCACGCGGCAATGCAGCTCGCCGAGGTGGGTGAGGGAACGGTGACCTTTGTCAGCGAACCCGATGAGTCGCACTACAACCCGATTGGTGCGGTGCACGGCGGCCTTGTCTGCACGCTGCTCGACTCGGCCCTCGGCTGCGCTGCCCACACGACGCTGCCCGCTGGGGTCGGCTACACCTCGATCGAGATCAAGATCAACTACCTGCGTCCGGTGACGAAAGAGAGCGGGCCGCTCATCGTCAACGGCAGGGTGACGAAACCCGGAAGGCGAGTCGCTTTTGCCGAGGGCGAGGTGCTCGATAAGCACGGCAAGGTCGTTGCGACGGCGTCGAGTAGTCTGCTCATCTTCCCGCTCGGGTGA
- a CDS encoding ABC transporter substrate-binding protein codes for MNTTSTRFFGSVGLALSLTLLMSGCAKNADSDAEASTNSGQSAESFLPAAEGKTEYPLTLETPYGETVLEERPERVAAIVPNAIDTELLLSLGVTPVLSSNFVSEGGYLAEHGAEELTTYEYMMGEDIPIEAIAASEPDLIIAVGWVPGFGDLGDSYDQLASIAPVAASPASDQRMIRWQDSIEIIGEALDLSDTAHSVIEQHDEHFTEIREAHPEFAGKTATWAIYYGPANGLQYFSQEGSAPEGFLTDLGFEKNPEAASFSGDTTVSDELVGKIDADVLLLGQSAAASDAELDALTGRDLFQNLGAVTSGRFIQLPPKTEDGGDLLWAITSGGPIGNAWAADHLVPLLADTL; via the coding sequence TTGAACACCACATCCACACGGTTCTTCGGGTCGGTCGGCCTCGCGCTGAGCCTCACCCTCCTCATGAGCGGTTGCGCGAAGAACGCTGACTCCGACGCCGAGGCCTCAACGAACAGCGGCCAGAGCGCTGAGTCATTCCTGCCGGCTGCTGAAGGCAAGACCGAATACCCGCTCACGCTCGAAACGCCGTACGGCGAGACAGTGCTTGAAGAGCGCCCAGAGCGAGTGGCTGCGATCGTGCCAAACGCGATCGACACCGAACTGCTCCTCTCGCTTGGCGTCACGCCGGTTCTGAGCTCAAACTTTGTGAGTGAGGGAGGCTACCTTGCCGAGCACGGAGCTGAAGAACTCACGACCTACGAGTACATGATGGGCGAAGATATCCCCATCGAGGCGATCGCAGCGAGCGAACCCGACCTCATCATCGCGGTGGGTTGGGTGCCGGGCTTCGGCGACCTGGGCGACTCCTACGACCAGCTCGCAAGTATCGCTCCCGTTGCTGCGAGCCCGGCCTCAGACCAGCGCATGATCCGCTGGCAAGACTCGATTGAGATCATTGGTGAGGCGCTCGACCTGAGTGATACCGCGCACTCGGTCATCGAGCAGCACGACGAGCACTTCACCGAGATTCGTGAAGCGCACCCAGAGTTCGCTGGAAAAACCGCAACCTGGGCCATTTACTACGGCCCCGCCAACGGGCTGCAGTACTTCTCGCAGGAAGGCTCGGCGCCCGAGGGCTTCCTCACCGACCTGGGCTTTGAGAAGAATCCCGAGGCCGCGTCATTTAGCGGCGATACGACCGTGAGTGACGAACTCGTCGGCAAGATTGACGCCGACGTGCTCCTGCTCGGTCAGAGTGCTGCGGCAAGTGATGCCGAACTCGATGCGCTCACGGGGCGCGACCTCTTCCAGAACCTTGGGGCGGTCACCTCTGGTCGCTTTATTCAGCTGCCTCCCAAAACCGAAGATGGTGGCGATCTGCTCTGGGCCATCACGAGCGGTGGGCCAATCGGCAATGCCTGGGCCGCTGACCACCTCGTGCCCTTGCTCGCCGACACCTTGTAA
- a CDS encoding TetR/AcrR family transcriptional regulator: MARPSTQQQRRQDVVNAALAAASEHGLRELSLTDVANQAGVTRGALLYYYQDLEAILVEAHAAGMERVVTEREALVQEKQSATEKLTVAIHAGLPHGPDDALMRLLYEFDMLAGKSQLHDELVRKLYDAQLKLYRDILGEGVADGSFTLTGPLDTIAMNFVALEDAYGLHIVAGGSVTVAEALGAIELFAEQVGARVTR, translated from the coding sequence ATGGCACGACCGAGCACCCAGCAGCAGCGCAGACAAGACGTGGTGAACGCGGCGCTCGCCGCAGCCTCAGAGCACGGGCTGCGTGAACTCTCGCTCACCGACGTGGCAAACCAGGCCGGTGTCACCCGCGGCGCCCTGCTCTACTACTACCAAGACCTCGAGGCGATTCTCGTCGAGGCGCACGCCGCCGGCATGGAGCGCGTCGTCACCGAGCGCGAGGCACTCGTCCAGGAAAAACAGAGCGCGACCGAGAAACTCACCGTCGCAATTCACGCGGGACTGCCCCACGGGCCAGACGATGCACTCATGCGTCTGCTCTACGAATTCGACATGCTCGCGGGCAAGTCACAGCTGCACGACGAGCTCGTGCGCAAGCTCTACGACGCACAGCTGAAGCTCTACCGGGACATTCTCGGCGAAGGCGTTGCCGACGGCAGCTTTACACTCACCGGGCCACTCGACACCATCGCGATGAACTTCGTAGCACTCGAAGACGCCTACGGGCTTCACATCGTGGCGGGCGGCAGCGTGACCGTTGCCGAGGCGCTCGGCGCCATCGAGCTCTTCGCCGAGCAGGTCGGCGCGCGGGTTACCCGTTAG
- a CDS encoding AraC family ligand binding domain-containing protein, producing the protein MHTTTPWAPDINAHWTEPRTFINEHDTAAIWVHSGTAIVRTGTERHPLTADTVLLIPPGVPYSIHPAPESTVIPIAFTPESQGPTPFAHTLTITLGTEWHTALLHQFALSLGYLRGPAHTNTLFEALRAMRPPPPPPETAPTNRSGRGELAQAPLLTRSPSCRQPPHRAPSA; encoded by the coding sequence TTGCACACGACGACCCCATGGGCACCCGATATCAATGCCCATTGGACCGAACCGAGAACCTTCATCAACGAACACGACACCGCCGCCATCTGGGTGCACTCGGGCACCGCGATCGTTCGCACGGGAACTGAGCGGCACCCCCTCACCGCCGACACCGTGCTGCTTATTCCGCCGGGAGTTCCCTACTCGATTCACCCCGCGCCCGAAAGCACCGTCATCCCCATCGCCTTCACCCCGGAGTCGCAGGGGCCGACACCCTTCGCCCACACGTTGACCATCACCCTGGGCACCGAATGGCACACGGCGCTGTTGCATCAATTTGCCCTGAGCCTTGGCTACCTGCGAGGTCCCGCCCACACGAACACCCTCTTCGAGGCGCTCAGAGCCATGCGCCCCCCCCCCCCCCCCCCCGAAACCGCACCCACGAACCGCAGCGGCCGCGGTGAGCTCGCCCAAGCTCCCCTTCTCACCCGAAGCCCGTCTTGTCGCCAACCACCTCATCGAGCACCCTCAGCATGA
- a CDS encoding helix-turn-helix transcriptional regulator, with protein sequence MSSPKLPFSPEARLVANHLIEHPQHEGDVHSLASLAHLSARALQQQFTDETGLALGQWHTATRVSVAAQLMHEGLLVKDAATRVGFATLAGFTKAFTARTGMLPSTYRSRIDAVAQPRTPSVTLPAPGEHQPPAPTEGLSTWSRINPFHVIVWAYRGGARVTIGGREQRLCEGWATWLPAGIANTLELEPGAVVLPLGSLPAGQCSDIEPGATLRVAPLSESALLRTVVANYTRLAPQHHRHSLIARLFSDEVRKTRRSRPSHNSPTQRAVDRIIAHTHHSPGDDRTLAAWSDELGVEAGVLGTAFALRTGQHFSDWRVGLRMTLAREHLEGSWSVEETARKLGYAHPSGLSKVFRKEHGMPPGTYRRSGWHHSRETWITR encoded by the coding sequence GTGAGCTCGCCCAAGCTCCCCTTCTCACCCGAAGCCCGTCTTGTCGCCAACCACCTCATCGAGCACCCTCAGCATGAGGGCGACGTACACTCGCTCGCCTCGCTCGCACACCTTTCGGCCCGCGCACTCCAGCAACAGTTCACCGACGAAACAGGACTAGCACTCGGCCAGTGGCATACGGCAACGCGCGTGAGCGTTGCCGCCCAGCTCATGCACGAGGGGCTCCTCGTCAAAGACGCTGCGACGAGGGTCGGCTTCGCAACACTCGCGGGCTTCACGAAGGCATTCACTGCACGCACTGGCATGCTCCCGAGCACCTACCGTTCCCGCATCGATGCGGTCGCTCAGCCGCGAACGCCGAGTGTGACGCTCCCCGCTCCCGGAGAGCACCAACCCCCGGCACCGACCGAGGGCTTGTCGACGTGGAGCCGAATCAACCCCTTTCACGTCATCGTTTGGGCGTACCGCGGCGGGGCCCGCGTCACCATTGGCGGCCGCGAACAACGGCTCTGCGAGGGCTGGGCCACGTGGCTACCGGCGGGCATCGCGAACACGCTTGAGCTCGAACCGGGCGCCGTCGTACTCCCCCTTGGCTCACTGCCCGCCGGCCAGTGCTCCGATATCGAGCCGGGCGCGACGCTGCGTGTTGCCCCCTTAAGCGAGTCGGCGCTCCTGCGCACGGTCGTCGCGAACTACACGAGGCTCGCCCCACAGCACCACCGCCATTCACTCATCGCGAGGCTTTTCTCCGACGAGGTACGCAAGACGAGGCGGTCAAGGCCAAGCCACAACAGCCCCACCCAGCGGGCGGTCGACCGCATCATCGCCCATACGCATCACAGCCCCGGTGACGACCGCACGCTCGCAGCGTGGTCTGATGAGCTCGGGGTTGAAGCCGGGGTGCTCGGAACCGCGTTCGCCCTGCGCACGGGCCAGCACTTCTCAGACTGGCGAGTGGGGCTACGCATGACGCTTGCTCGCGAGCACCTTGAGGGCAGCTGGAGCGTCGAAGAGACCGCACGCAAGCTCGGCTACGCCCACCCGAGCGGCCTCTCAAAGGTCTTTCGTAAAGAGCACGGCATGCCTCCCGGAACCTACCGGCGGTCGGGCTGGCACCATTCCCGAGAAACGTGGATCACGAGATAG
- a CDS encoding FecCD family ABC transporter permease, with protein MTALGQASTPPRGMPEGSQAVRADEHGSTRRTVAARRALGAVVLLALLILGIALSLSVGANPLSLSDVWRSIVSPDGSETSSIVWGLRVPRTLVAIVAGAAFGVAGALIQAMTRNPLADPGILGVNAGAGFAVVLGVGFFGVADIMGYVWCAMIGAVVATVLVYLVGAAGSSSPSPVTLVLAGIALTAVLMAFTTFLTLIDEQTFQSFRRWGLGSVARTTVTETLTVVPFIALGILIALMIATSLNAVALGDDQAVALGANVMRTRVLGIVAVTLLAGAGTALTGGIAFIGLAVPHLVRWFTGPDQRWIIVYTALAAGVLVLAADVLGRVIVRPGEMEAGVLTALVGAPVLIALVRRKKASGL; from the coding sequence GTGACCGCACTCGGTCAAGCGAGCACCCCACCGCGCGGAATGCCTGAAGGCTCACAAGCCGTGAGGGCTGACGAACACGGGAGCACCCGCCGCACGGTCGCGGCTCGTCGCGCCCTCGGGGCGGTCGTGCTGCTCGCCCTGCTCATACTCGGCATTGCGTTGAGCCTGAGCGTCGGGGCCAACCCGCTCAGCCTCAGTGACGTCTGGCGGAGCATCGTGAGCCCCGATGGCTCTGAGACCTCGTCGATCGTGTGGGGTCTGCGTGTGCCGAGAACCCTGGTAGCGATTGTTGCTGGTGCCGCCTTTGGTGTTGCCGGTGCGCTTATTCAGGCGATGACGAGAAACCCCCTCGCCGATCCAGGCATTCTCGGTGTGAACGCGGGCGCGGGCTTCGCCGTCGTGCTCGGGGTCGGGTTTTTCGGGGTAGCCGACATCATGGGCTATGTCTGGTGCGCGATGATCGGGGCCGTTGTCGCCACCGTTCTTGTCTACCTCGTGGGGGCTGCTGGCTCTTCGTCGCCCTCGCCGGTGACGCTCGTGCTCGCGGGCATTGCCCTCACCGCTGTCTTGATGGCGTTCACGACGTTTCTCACGCTCATTGATGAGCAGACCTTTCAATCGTTTCGTCGCTGGGGGCTGGGGTCGGTTGCTCGGACCACGGTCACAGAGACGCTCACCGTCGTGCCCTTCATTGCTCTCGGGATCTTGATTGCCCTCATGATCGCGACATCGCTGAACGCGGTTGCCCTCGGCGATGACCAAGCCGTGGCTCTCGGGGCAAACGTGATGCGCACTCGGGTGCTTGGCATCGTCGCGGTGACACTGCTCGCGGGTGCCGGGACGGCACTTACGGGAGGCATCGCGTTCATCGGTCTTGCGGTGCCGCACCTCGTGCGCTGGTTCACCGGTCCTGATCAGCGGTGGATCATCGTCTACACAGCGCTCGCCGCGGGTGTGCTCGTTCTCGCCGCAGACGTGCTCGGAAGGGTCATCGTGAGGCCCGGAGAGATGGAGGCTGGCGTCTTGACCGCACTCGTTGGTGCCCCAGTGCTCATCGCGCTCGTGCGCCGGAAGAAAGCGAGCGGTCTATGA